The following are from one region of the Gaiellales bacterium genome:
- a CDS encoding GNAT family N-acetyltransferase: MGKDPTIVHRIRDARPAEAAALASLQRRSSDVWEEYRAQLAANPGVIEPPHQAIAEGRVRVAVDASQRRLGFSVVLAPEDGRVELDDLFVEPDAMERGVGRLLVADVVSRAAALHATCIDVTANPNALGFYERVGFRVTGEVETLFGRGIRMRLDLQPAMRSTSLPCP, from the coding sequence ATGGGTAAAGACCCTACTATCGTCCACCGGATCCGGGATGCCCGTCCGGCCGAGGCGGCCGCGCTGGCATCGCTCCAGCGCCGCTCGTCGGACGTGTGGGAGGAGTACCGGGCGCAGCTCGCGGCAAACCCCGGGGTGATCGAGCCTCCGCACCAGGCGATCGCGGAAGGTCGCGTGCGCGTGGCCGTCGACGCCTCGCAGCGGCGGCTCGGCTTCTCGGTGGTGCTGGCTCCAGAGGATGGCCGGGTCGAGCTCGACGACCTCTTCGTCGAGCCGGATGCGATGGAACGCGGCGTCGGCCGGCTGCTGGTCGCCGATGTCGTCTCGCGTGCGGCCGCCCTGCACGCGACCTGCATCGACGTGACCGCGAACCCGAACGCCCTCGGGTTCTACGAGCGGGTCGGCTTCCGCGTGACCGGCGAGGTCGAGACCCTGTTCGGCCGCGGAATCAGGATGCGCCTGGATCTCCAGCCGGCGATGCGGAGCACGAGCTTGCCCTGTCCGTGA
- a CDS encoding GNAT family N-acetyltransferase, with product MEAFTDLFPVLEGRLVVLEPLRAEHEDGLRAAAADERVWRYMRVVASDPGTFHTWFGEAMRAAAAGTEGPFCIVRRGDGAVVGSSRYLALRPEDRVLEIGHSWIAPDAWGSGANTEAKLLLLGHAFERLGCLRVEFKTDAANARSRAALAALPAEFEGVFRKHMLVRGGQRRDSAWYSVIDDDWPEVKAALAARVAAKT from the coding sequence GTGGAGGCGTTCACCGACCTCTTCCCTGTCCTCGAGGGCCGCCTGGTGGTGCTCGAGCCGCTGCGCGCCGAGCACGAGGACGGCCTGCGCGCGGCCGCGGCCGACGAGCGGGTGTGGCGCTACATGCGGGTCGTCGCCTCCGACCCCGGCACCTTCCACACCTGGTTCGGCGAGGCGATGCGCGCGGCCGCCGCCGGCACCGAGGGCCCGTTCTGCATCGTCCGCCGCGGTGACGGCGCCGTCGTCGGCAGCAGCCGCTACCTGGCCCTTCGGCCGGAAGACCGGGTGCTCGAGATCGGGCACAGCTGGATCGCGCCGGACGCCTGGGGCAGCGGCGCCAACACCGAGGCGAAGCTGCTCCTGCTCGGGCATGCGTTCGAGCGGCTGGGATGCCTGCGGGTGGAGTTCAAGACCGATGCCGCCAACGCGCGCTCGCGGGCGGCGCTCGCGGCGCTCCCGGCCGAGTTCGAGGGCGTCTTCCGCAAGCACATGCTGGTGCGCGGCGGCCAGCGCCGCGACTCGGCCTGGTACAGCGTCATCGACGACGACTGGCCGGAAGTCAAGGCCGCGCTCGCGGCGCGGGTGGCGGCGAAGACATGA
- a CDS encoding RidA family protein, which translates to MSERRHHSTGTEFEARIGYDRAVRVGDVVHVSGTLGIGPDGRPPEGAYAQSVASLERIKGALEAVGASLADVVRTRMYVVEVEQHQFDVGRAHGEYFSDVRPASTMIGIAGLVGPEFLVEIEVEAIVAPARA; encoded by the coding sequence ATGAGCGAGCGCCGCCACCACTCCACCGGCACCGAGTTCGAGGCCCGGATCGGCTACGACCGGGCGGTGCGCGTGGGCGACGTCGTGCACGTATCGGGGACGCTCGGGATCGGCCCGGACGGGCGTCCGCCCGAGGGAGCCTACGCCCAGTCGGTGGCGTCGCTCGAGCGCATCAAGGGCGCCCTCGAGGCGGTCGGCGCGTCGCTCGCCGACGTCGTGCGGACGCGGATGTACGTCGTCGAGGTCGAGCAGCACCAGTTCGACGTCGGCCGCGCGCACGGCGAGTACTTCTCCGACGTGCGGCCGGCCTCGACCATGATCGGGATCGCCGGCCTGGTCGGCCCGGAATTCCTGGTCGAGATCGAGGTCGAGGCGATCGTCGCCCCGGCCCGTGCGTAG
- a CDS encoding dihydrofolate reductase family protein — MGRIVAVEYLTLDGVFEEPAWTQPYFDETVAKFQGEAMQWADALLMGRVTYDGMSQAWPEIGNDPSTGGDIMNSIGKYVPTSTLTEPTWNATFLSGDVVESVTDLKAGSENLVIYGSGQLTETLRAAGLIDEYRLLICPIVRGRGRKLFTGAAPTEFTVADSRTAASGMVLLTLATA, encoded by the coding sequence ATGGGGCGGATCGTCGCGGTGGAATACCTGACGCTGGACGGCGTCTTCGAGGAGCCGGCCTGGACGCAGCCGTACTTCGACGAGACGGTGGCGAAGTTCCAGGGCGAGGCCATGCAGTGGGCCGACGCGCTGCTGATGGGCCGCGTCACCTACGACGGCATGAGCCAGGCGTGGCCCGAGATCGGAAACGACCCGTCCACCGGCGGCGACATCATGAACTCGATCGGCAAGTACGTTCCGACGTCGACGCTCACCGAGCCGACCTGGAACGCGACCTTCCTCTCCGGCGACGTCGTCGAGTCGGTCACCGACCTCAAGGCCGGCAGCGAGAACCTCGTCATCTACGGCAGCGGCCAGCTCACCGAGACGCTGCGGGCCGCGGGCCTGATCGACGAGTATCGCCTCCTGATCTGCCCGATCGTGCGCGGCCGGGGCCGCAAGCTCTTCACCGGCGCCGCACCGACCGAGTTCACCGTGGCCGACAGCCGCACCGCGGCGTCGGGGATGGTGCTGCTGACGCTCGCCACGGCGTGA